A region from the Dinoroseobacter shibae DFL 12 = DSM 16493 genome encodes:
- the recQ gene encoding DNA helicase RecQ, whose protein sequence is MPSADTILSSVFGFSEFRPGQEEVVDAVCAGEDVLAIMPTGGGKSLCFQLPALAREGLTVVISPLIALMRDQVRGLREAGVAAGALTSGNTPEETDAVFEALEDGSLKILYMAPERLAHGGTVRLLSRAGVGLLAVDEAHCVSQWGHDFRPDYLRIGDLRRALDVPVAAFTATADAETRDEIIARLFPDTAPRVFLRGFDRPNIHLAFAAKDSPRRQILDFAGARKGQSGIVYCGTRAKTEGLAQALREAGHMACHYHGGMEAEDRRIVETRFQREDSLIVVATVAFGMGVDKPDIRWVAHADLPKSIEAYYQEIGRAGRDGAPAETLTLFGPDDIRLRRSQIDEGLAPPERKGADHGRLNALLGLAEALRCRRQVLLSYFGEDSAACGNCDLCDTAPEVFDGTDAVRKALSAVLRTGESFGAGHLIDILTGNATDKVRQRGHEDLPTFGVGRDLDKRTWQGVFRQMMGHDLLRPDAARHGALVMTDAARPLLRGETTIELRRDTLRKAAHRPAVRALVSDEDAPLLSALKAKRRALAEAAGVPAYVIFTDRSLIEMAERRPDTLDAFAGISGVGAKKLEKYGAAFLEVIAGDRPTPAHPARRKLAGRAAGSTYDRLLEAQAALLRGAAGTDKPLSCSAAILSRVAETRPRDEDDMVRILGDRRAERFGAAFLEVLREA, encoded by the coding sequence ATGCCCTCCGCCGACACGATCCTGTCGTCAGTCTTCGGATTCTCCGAATTCCGCCCCGGCCAGGAAGAAGTGGTCGATGCCGTTTGCGCGGGCGAAGACGTGTTGGCGATCATGCCCACGGGCGGCGGCAAATCGCTCTGCTTCCAGTTGCCTGCGCTGGCCCGCGAGGGGCTGACCGTGGTGATCTCGCCTCTGATCGCCCTGATGCGCGACCAGGTAAGGGGGTTGCGCGAGGCGGGCGTGGCCGCGGGGGCACTGACCTCCGGCAACACGCCCGAAGAGACCGACGCGGTGTTCGAAGCCCTCGAAGACGGGTCGCTGAAAATCCTCTACATGGCGCCCGAACGCCTCGCCCATGGCGGCACGGTCCGCCTGTTGTCCCGCGCCGGGGTCGGCCTCCTGGCGGTGGACGAGGCGCACTGCGTCAGCCAATGGGGCCATGACTTCCGCCCCGACTACCTGCGCATCGGCGATCTGCGCCGGGCGCTCGACGTGCCGGTGGCCGCCTTTACCGCCACCGCCGATGCCGAAACCCGTGACGAGATCATCGCGCGCCTCTTCCCCGACACGGCCCCGCGCGTGTTCCTGCGCGGGTTCGACCGCCCGAACATCCACCTCGCCTTCGCAGCCAAGGACAGCCCCCGGCGGCAGATCCTCGACTTCGCCGGGGCCCGCAAGGGTCAGTCCGGCATCGTCTATTGCGGCACCCGCGCCAAGACCGAGGGCCTCGCCCAGGCCCTCCGCGAGGCCGGGCACATGGCCTGCCACTACCACGGCGGGATGGAGGCCGAGGACCGCCGCATCGTCGAGACCCGGTTTCAACGCGAGGACAGTCTCATTGTCGTGGCCACCGTGGCCTTCGGCATGGGCGTCGACAAACCCGATATCCGCTGGGTCGCCCACGCGGACCTGCCCAAGAGCATCGAGGCCTACTACCAGGAGATCGGCCGCGCGGGCCGCGACGGGGCGCCGGCCGAGACCCTGACGCTCTTCGGCCCCGACGACATCCGTCTGCGCCGCAGCCAGATCGACGAAGGCCTCGCCCCGCCCGAGCGCAAAGGTGCCGATCACGGCCGTCTCAACGCGCTGCTGGGTCTGGCCGAGGCGCTGCGCTGCCGCCGCCAGGTCCTGCTGTCCTATTTCGGTGAGGACAGCGCAGCATGCGGAAACTGCGATCTCTGCGACACCGCGCCCGAGGTGTTCGACGGCACCGATGCGGTGCGCAAGGCACTCTCGGCGGTGCTGCGTACGGGGGAAAGCTTCGGCGCGGGGCATCTCATCGACATCCTGACCGGGAACGCCACCGACAAGGTCCGCCAGCGCGGGCACGAAGACCTGCCAACCTTCGGCGTGGGCCGCGATCTGGATAAACGCACCTGGCAGGGTGTGTTCCGGCAAATGATGGGCCATGACCTCTTGCGCCCCGATGCTGCCCGCCACGGCGCGCTGGTGATGACCGACGCGGCCCGCCCGCTCCTGCGCGGGGAAACCACGATCGAGTTGCGCCGTGACACCCTGCGCAAGGCCGCCCACCGCCCCGCCGTCCGTGCGCTGGTCTCGGACGAGGACGCGCCGCTCCTGTCGGCGCTCAAGGCCAAGCGCCGCGCCCTGGCCGAGGCCGCCGGGGTCCCCGCCTACGTGATCTTCACCGACCGCAGTCTGATCGAGATGGCCGAACGGCGCCCCGACACCCTCGATGCCTTCGCGGGTATCAGCGGCGTGGGGGCCAAGAAGCTGGAAAAATACGGCGCGGCCTTTCTCGAAGTCATCGCGGGCGACCGACCGACCCCGGCCCATCCCGCGCGCCGCAAGCTGGCCGGGCGTGCGGCCGGCAGCACCTATGACCGCCTGCTCGAAGCCCAGGCCGCCCTGCTGCGCGGTGCGGCAGGCACGGACAAGCCGCTCAGCTGTTCCGCGGCCATCCTGTCGCGGGTGGCCGAGACCCGGCCGCGGGATGAGGATGATATGGTCCGCATCCTGGGCGACCGTCGCGCGGAACGGTTCGGCGCGGCCTTTCTCGAGGTGCTGCGCGAGGCGTGA
- a CDS encoding YggT family protein — translation MQSLFQILMLILDVVWFIIIVHIIMSWLINFQVLNLRQSLVAQIWYGLERLLEPIYSRVRAFLPNMGGLDLAPLIVLLAVYAVRIILTNNIAAFY, via the coding sequence ATGCAATCGCTTTTCCAGATCCTCATGCTGATCCTCGACGTGGTGTGGTTCATCATCATCGTCCACATCATCATGAGCTGGCTGATCAACTTCCAGGTGCTCAATCTGCGCCAGTCCCTCGTCGCCCAGATCTGGTACGGGCTGGAGCGGCTTCTGGAACCGATCTATTCCCGCGTGCGAGCGTTTCTGCCGAACATGGGCGGGCTCGATCTCGCCCCGCTGATCGTGTTGCTCGCGGTCTATGCCGTGCGGATCATCCTGACCAACAACATCGCCGCCTTTTACTGA
- a CDS encoding MFS transporter — protein MEAARKRIAGWMMFDWASQPYNTLLLTFIFSPYFATVVGDPVAAQAMWGYMLTATGLTIAVLAPVLGALADQAGRRMPWILAFSVLYLVGASMLWIAVPGAEAVVLILFCFGLGLIGMEFATIFTNAMLPDLGPKAELGRISGTGWAVGYAGGVVALILMLLFFAENEAGVTLLGIAPVFGLDPEMREGTRSVGPFVALWFVVFMIPFFLWVRETPPVPPRRTDLRAGLKGLADTLRRLPGQRSLAAYLASSMFYRDALNGMYTFGGIYALGVLEWSVIDIGIFGIMAAITGAVFAYIGGFADRAFGPKPVIAVCIVILTGVGITIVSVSREAVFGMPVAPDSTLPDTIFYICGALIGAAGGVLQAASRTMMVRQASRGRMTEAFGLYALAGKATSFLAPLTIAIATDLSGTQSAGLIPLIALFLCGLGLLRFVHPDPETSSP, from the coding sequence ATGGAAGCGGCGAGAAAACGCATAGCGGGCTGGATGATGTTCGATTGGGCCAGCCAGCCCTACAACACGCTGCTTCTGACCTTCATCTTCAGTCCCTATTTCGCGACCGTGGTCGGCGACCCGGTCGCGGCGCAGGCGATGTGGGGCTACATGCTGACGGCGACGGGGTTGACCATCGCGGTGCTGGCCCCGGTCCTGGGCGCGCTGGCGGACCAGGCCGGGCGGCGGATGCCGTGGATCCTCGCGTTCTCGGTGCTTTACCTCGTGGGTGCGAGCATGTTGTGGATCGCGGTACCGGGGGCGGAGGCGGTGGTACTGATCCTGTTCTGTTTCGGGCTTGGCCTGATCGGGATGGAGTTCGCCACGATTTTCACCAATGCGATGTTGCCGGATCTGGGACCGAAGGCGGAGTTGGGACGCATTTCGGGCACCGGCTGGGCCGTGGGCTATGCCGGTGGAGTCGTCGCGCTGATCCTGATGCTGCTGTTTTTCGCGGAAAACGAGGCGGGGGTGACCTTGCTGGGTATCGCGCCGGTCTTCGGGCTGGACCCCGAGATGCGAGAGGGGACGCGCAGTGTCGGGCCCTTCGTGGCGCTGTGGTTCGTGGTCTTCATGATCCCGTTCTTCCTGTGGGTGCGGGAAACACCGCCCGTGCCGCCGCGCCGGACGGACCTGCGTGCCGGGCTGAAGGGGTTGGCGGACACCTTACGGCGGCTGCCGGGGCAGCGGAGCCTCGCGGCCTATCTCGCGTCGTCGATGTTCTACCGCGATGCGTTGAACGGAATGTACACCTTCGGCGGGATCTATGCGCTGGGCGTTCTGGAATGGAGCGTGATCGACATCGGGATCTTCGGGATCATGGCGGCGATCACGGGCGCGGTTTTTGCCTATATCGGCGGGTTCGCGGACCGCGCCTTTGGACCCAAGCCGGTGATCGCGGTCTGCATCGTCATCCTGACGGGCGTCGGGATCACTATCGTGTCAGTGTCGCGCGAGGCGGTGTTCGGGATGCCCGTGGCGCCGGACAGCACCTTGCCGGACACGATTTTCTACATCTGCGGGGCGTTGATCGGCGCGGCGGGCGGGGTGTTGCAGGCCGCAAGCCGGACCATGATGGTGCGCCAGGCCAGCCGGGGGCGGATGACGGAGGCTTTCGGGCTTTACGCCCTTGCAGGCAAGGCGACCTCGTTCCTGGCGCCGCTGACCATCGCGATTGCCACCGATCTCAGCGGGACGCAAAGC
- a CDS encoding thioesterase family protein: MYPIFRFLFQSWRASNLPPLEPLGTHVSHHVCWPWDLDLFLELNNGRTLTLFDLGRIPLGQRAGLLALLKRERWGLTVAGSVVRYRRRVRMFDRIEMRSRLIGWDARFTYIEQIMLVRGVVTSQAVFRTAVTDAKGIVPTQRLIDALAPGLATPDLPDWVQAWIAAEDLRPWPPALAG; the protein is encoded by the coding sequence ATGTACCCGATCTTCCGTTTCCTGTTCCAGAGTTGGCGCGCCTCGAACCTGCCGCCGCTGGAGCCGCTGGGCACCCATGTCAGCCACCATGTCTGCTGGCCCTGGGACCTGGACCTGTTTCTGGAGCTGAACAACGGGCGGACCCTGACCCTGTTCGATCTGGGCCGCATCCCGCTGGGGCAGCGCGCGGGGCTGCTGGCGCTATTGAAACGCGAGCGCTGGGGGTTGACCGTGGCGGGGTCGGTCGTGCGGTATCGGCGGCGGGTCCGGATGTTCGACCGGATCGAGATGCGTTCCCGGCTGATCGGGTGGGACGCGCGGTTCACCTATATCGAGCAGATCATGCTGGTCCGGGGCGTGGTGACGAGCCAGGCGGTGTTCCGCACTGCGGTGACCGACGCCAAGGGGATCGTGCCGACGCAAAGGTTGATCGACGCGCTGGCGCCCGGGTTGGCCACGCCGGATCTGCCGGACTGGGTGCAGGCCTGGATCGCGGCAGAAGACCTGCGCCCCTGGCCTCCGGCGCTGGCGGGCTGA